A single Peromyscus leucopus breed LL Stock unplaced genomic scaffold, UCI_PerLeu_2.1 scaffold_351, whole genome shotgun sequence DNA region contains:
- the LOC119087221 gene encoding ryanodine receptor 3-like, giving the protein MFNLLRRQYDSIGELLQALRKTYTISQASVSDTVNLLAALGQIRSLLSVRMGKEEELLMINGLGDIMNNKVFYQHPNLMRVLGMHETVMEVMVNVLGTEKSQVMLY; this is encoded by the exons ATGTTCAACCTCCTAAGGAGACAGTATGACAGCATTGGAGAGCTGCTGCAGGCTCTGCGGAAGACCTACACCATCAGCCAGGCCTCCGTGAGCGACACTGTTAACCTGCTGGCTGCCCTGGGCCAGATCCGGTCCCTTCTTAGTGTCAGGATGGGCAAGGAAGAGGAGCTTCTCATGATCAACGGGCTAGG GGACATAATGAACAACAAGGTGTTTTACCAACACCCCAACCTCATGAGAGTCCTGGGCATGCACGAGACGGTGATGGAGGTCATGGTGAATGTGCTGGGTACAGAGAAATCACAGGTAATGCTTTACTGA